DNA from Pelobacter propionicus DSM 2379:
CCAGCAGACCCGCTGCACCCAGCAGAAGCCAGGCCATGATGCCGGGCAGCGGGGCATCGGCGCGCCTGGTCACGTCCAGCACAGCCATGGTAAAGCCGGCCACCGCCACCAAGCCGGCCAACAGTTTTCCCAGCATCAGCGGCAGCTGCTTCATCTCCGACCTGAAGCAGGCCCCGCTCACCGGTCCGTCTCCGCCCGTTTCACCCTCAGTACGCAGGTCGCGCTCCAGGGAGTAAAGAGCATGGCACACTCCATGGTCCCCTCCAGCACGGCATGGCGACCATCCATGGCCGCCACCCTCTCCCGCAATTCAGGGGGCACGCTCAGCCGGATCCGCTCCACCACCCGCTCCGACCTGCTCCCCTTGGCAAAGTGGATCGGCTCATCCAGCACCAGCCATGTCCCCTGCTCTGCAATGATTCCGCCCAAGCTGGTTTCCCTGACCACGCTGTACAAGGACTGCCCGGAATCGGCACTCTTGGTGTTTTGATCGTCCCCCCCAGCACCATCAGCTTTGACAGCAGCACCAGCTCCCAGACTGACCGCGACGCCAGCCACCAGCAGCACTGTTTTCAGCATCCGCCTCATGTAGCCCTCCCCTGACCTCTCTCCGCTGTTGCTGCGAGATTGCGCCATGTATCAATCAGTCGAAGATAACCTGCGGGTTCATCTCTCCCGGCGAGCGCCAGTCGATGCCGTACCTGTTCTTGAGCAGCCGCTTCTTGGTCTCCCAGTAGATGTTGACGAAACCTTCCCCCCCCCGTCGGGGATGATCGGCCAGCAGAGCCTTGACCTCGTCATCGATGTTCCTGAATACCACGGCATGGCGGGGGTCATCCTCCACCGGATCGCGGAGCAGACCGGAACGTTTCTCCACGGCGGGCTCGACTCCCGGCATTTTCCCCTGGACTTCCCCCGATGCCGGAGGTTCGCAGAGCTGACGGCACTCTTCCAGGCTCTCGAAGGGGACCACCGCTCCGCAGCCATCGTAGATGTACTCCCGGCATGTGCCGCTCTTCTGGTCGAAGCGGTAGCGCTCCATCATAGCCTTGCAGGGGCCGTTGACCGGCTCAAGCCGGCACCTGTCGGCCAGAACGGCCCCTTGGGGAGCGCAGGCGGAGCAGAGCAGGAGCAGTGCGGCAGAGACATATGTAATGAGCGGAACAGGCGGATGGTTACCCATGGTGGTTCTCCCTCGCTGCGTGGCAGGCCCGCCCAATCCGCCGGACCTTTCGGGCAGGACGGCAGAACAGGTGCGCATCACGGTCAGCGGTTCATTGGATCTGGCGCGGCGCATCACCCTGTATGTTCAGGTTGACATCCACGTCCTGATCGGAATAGGACGTGCCCTGACAGGACACCCCAGTAAACCTCATCTTCACAAACCATCTCCCCGGCAGTTGCGGTGTGCCGACGATCTTGAAACCGTCGACCTTCAGACCTGGGGGGAGATACCCCTCCACGATGCGCGGATTATCGGCATTCCAGCTTGGTTGGCAATTTGCCCGTGGCTCACTGACCATGTGATAGCCAACGGTGCCGTTCATGCCCTGATAGTAGATCCCCAGGGATGCCGGAGAGGCAACGGCCCGCCTTCTCGTATCCAGCCGTGTGTCCCGGGTTTGCGGGGTGACCTGGGCACACCCGGCAGCAAGCGTCATGAGCAGGGCGGAAACAACCAGTGTACGTTTCTTGCGGATGAACATGTTCATACCTCCTTGAATAGAAGTGACGAAAAACAGGCCCCTAGTCCAGCAGTGGTGGCGGCATGTGCAGGCTACTACCGCTTCCGCAGCCGGTCAGGCACCCGTCGCGGTACTCCCGCAGACATCCCTTCAGGCAGCCGAGCTCACCCATATCCCTCTCCATGCGCCGGGACAGCTCCCTGACCTGCGCCGCATACTCCTCGTTCTGCCGGGTCAGGCTGTTGATCCTGTACCAGCTGACGCATTCCGCGACCACGTTGGAATAGGCCTGGGCGCTCATCTTCAGATGACTGAACGGCGGAGCGATAATCCCGGCCATCCAGCCCAAGCCGTCGACGAGACTGTCATAGTCGTCGGCCCGTTTCGTATTCCATTCCCGCAGATCGTAGTTGGTCTTCAGGGCGCCAAGGTTGTCCAACTGCCGCAGATTGTACCTGGCAAGCTTCTCTTCGCGGGCAAGCCACTGCCGCACGGCACGGTATTGCTCGCGCCGAGTGGGATCGGACGTACTGGCCAGCAGGTCCGCCGACCTGACGGACTGTTTCTCGATCTCCTGGAGACGTTTTTTCAGGAGAGTGCCCAGCTTGTATGTCCCGTACTCAAAAGGAAGACTGAGCAGATACTCAAGACCGTTGCGCCAGGTGTCGTTCACCGCCTCGTCCACCGTCCCCTTCCAGGTTTCGAATTCGGCGGTACTGGCGCGCAGGGTTTGCGTCAACCCCTTGAGCCGCCCCTGGATCCTGCGCAGATTCCGTTCCAGGTCGACGACCCGTTGCAGGCTCCTCTGCAGTTCCCGGGGCAACGGATGTGCGCTATGCAGGGCGTCGTCGTTCGCGAGCGCAGTGGGTGACAGCAACGACACCAGCTGCACCTGCCAGGTGTACGCATCCACAGCCGAGCGGTAGTCGCCGATTCTGGCCAAGAGATCCGTTTGCCGCTTCCGGCAGGAGGAGGCGCGCGAAGAATCAGCGGCAGGAACCCGGCTGCAGTCAGCATTCAAGGCTCCGATATCAGCCTCCAGCGCCTGGCGCATGGCGTCCAGTGACGCTTTCCTGCGCTGAAGCCTGTCATGGTCATCCTGGTTGATGCCGGATGGCGGCCGGGGTGGGGAGGAGATGGTCTGGGCAGAGGCACCGACTACCGGAGCCAGCAGGATGCAGAGGAGAAGCAACAACCCCATGTGGTGAAAGGCAGGGCTATTTTTTCCCATGGGGGGCCCCGGCCTTCTGCAGTTCCACCTGAATGGAGAAGTTCAGGAAATTCTCCTGGTTCCTGGCATTACTGATCTCCTGTTTGATCCGCACCAGCTCCACCGGGTTGGCTTTCGGCTTTGTTTGCAGCTCATTCAGCCTGGTTTCCAGGTTAGCCCGTTTTTTACGCGAGCTGTCCCGTTCCCTTTCGATGCGGTCAATGGCGGGGGTCCGCTTGTCCGGTGCGACAACCGGATCCCGGTATCCGTAATACTGATTGTAGACAACGGGAGGTGGAAGAGTGCCCGCATTCGATCCCCCCGTATCGAACCCCTGCCCTGACAGGGGCCTTCCCGTTGCGGAGTTGCCGCTCTGCAGCGCCTGATTGCCGTGGTGGACAGTCGACAGCAACTGCTGGCCTGCCAGTCCGGACTGTCTGGCCGCCTCTTCCCGTGCCCGTTTCAGATTATGCTGCAGGGAGGGGTTGTAGGGAGCGTAGGCCAGCGCTTCCTGAAAATTGCGTATGGCGCAGTTCCACTCTTTGCGCTGAAAGCAGCCGATTCCCCGCTCGTTGGCATTGTTAAGCGCCCTGGCGCGCGCCTGTTCGCGCTGTTCCGGGGTCGGGCCGGCCGGCTCTGGGCGCTGTGTCTGTTCCTCTCTCCCGCTGGAGTCGCCGCAATTTCCCACACACTCCGGAGCGCCCACCTCGGGGATACTGCCGGAGTGGGCAACGGAGCAGGGTGCGCTGAGGGCAAGAACAAGACACAGCGATAACCAGCGTAAAAGCATCCGGTTCTTCATGGCAGGCCTCCCCAGTGCATTGTGTAGCCATACTGATCCATACGGAAATTTCCCTCCAGAGCTTCACCCACGACCCGCACATATAGCGAAAACAGACTCATCGACATGATCCGCATAGCTTCCAAAACAGGCAAAAAAAACCACACTTCCCGTGTATAAACCGAAAGCGTGGCTCTTATGCAAAATATTCTTCCCTCACTTCGACAACCCCTCTATCCCTCTTCGGGATGGTAGTTTTGCGACACACGGTTACCCGTGCTGTGCACCGTCGGTGGCAGTATATAACTGAATCAATTGAGTTTACTGGTAGACAACCATGACAATGTCAACCTGTCTACTCTTTAACGGCTTATGCCAGCCATTCCCAGACTCACTCAGAGTCAATCCGGGATACCGAGCAATTGCATCGTCATTATATCGGCTGTCGTCAGGACTCTATCGCAGCAATGAGCCGAAAAAGACCTGCTATCAACGACCAGTCCGGGGTTTGCTTTCCAGGGCAGCCTTCATGCCCTTCTCGATTTCCGGATCAAGCCAATCCCTTTGTTCCGGGAGCGAATGGAACACCTGCCCAAGAAGAAATCGCAACCACAGGTTTTCCTCCAGAAGCTCGTCTCTCAGTTGCCGCGCCTTCATCTCCTGTCGGTACTCGCACCACGGACGATGCTTGTCGAGTTCGCCATTGATTTCAAGCACCGGCACCTTGCAGCTTTTGCATTGTCGATAAAGGCTGCCGTCGCCCATTGGTTCAGTTGGATAATCGTTGTAGTTCATTGCTGCACCTCCGATACTGCACACAGTACGCTCTGTAAGTGTCTAAATATTCAATCCATTCTTCTTTAAACCAGTCAATATGGACACGAGGGTTTTGTTCCAAATCGGCAAGGGAGCTACTGGCCGCTGGTACTACCCCGTCGTACCGAGTCCGTTTTTTGCGGGTTGCGACAAGCACGATACACCAAAAGAAAACAGCCACTCAGGAAGGATCCTAAATGGCTGTTTTTTATGGTGCGACTTCAATTTAACTGACGACGTAAATGATTGTAATTTATAAGTAATCATAGGTTATGCTTTCCTTGGTATACCGAAATATATACCATTAAATATTATGCTCGAACAATTCGTCGGTATTTCTGGCAGTGAATACAGCAAATTTTCCGTGGCGCTTTCCATAGCATATATTTAGTGATATTGCTACCGATCAAAGCACAGCTATTCAATATTCATCCGGAAATAACGTCGTGGTAACTGACCGGTCCCATTCCGTGATTATCCATATTTTGGGCAACCCTTCTTTCATATAAACCGAGAAGAGTCGTTCGCCATGCTGAGGCTGATCAGAAAAATTGATGGAAATTAGGCGAGAAATAGACGAGAAATGTGAGGAAAAGATGGAGAAGCCCCCTCACTTTTCTTGGCGGAATCGACGGGGGCTCCTCCTTGCCCAGCAGGAATCAGGCAGGAGTCATGCTACCAGAAATTATTCAGCGTCAGAAGCTTTTTTCCCTCCTTCATAACATCGACGTCGACCTTGCCGAGGGGGTGCGCTCCCTTGGTTGCCCTACTGTTCGGGACCGCTGCACCGAGGCGCCTATGTGCGCAAACCCCGTGGCGGCCCCGCCAACCTGTTCGAAACATTCTTCATACGCCATAGTCTTTGCTGCGGTCGTGAAGGTTGCCGACGACGGACCTTGCCGCCATCGGTGCTCTTCCTGGGCCGGCGTGTTTATTGGGGCGGGGTGATCGTTGTCGCCACAGCCCTTCGCCAACAGCGGGAAAAGGGTTACAGCGCCCGCAAGATCATGGACCTCTTCGGCGTCACCCTCTCGACTTTCAGACGCTGGCTGGCGTTTTTTCGCTCGACCTTCCCGCATACCTCAACCTGGCAAAGATTGCGCGGTCTCCTGATCCCTCCAGTGGCGGCGGAAGCGATTCCGTTGGGGGTGCTGGAGCGCCTGGGGCTTGGCCGCGACGGCCCGGAAACGGCGTTGGTGCGCTGTCTGCGACTGCTTGCGGGATGCGGCTTTTGAACAGGATCGGCGAGGGAGCTGGACTGTCGTAAGGGTCCGCGCAAAAGATGGCGGATTCGCATCGGGCTCGGAATGGTTTATAAGGCGGCTCTTGGCTGACCCGAAGGTGCTCCACAGTGGAGACGCCTGGATGGCGGCCGGAAAGGAGCCTTAAATGAAGAAGAATGTAGTCCCGAAGCAGCGCTGGGCCAGGTTTCGGCTGCAGGTGATCGGACCGCTATTGGCGAGCCCTGCCGCGAGCGGGGAGTTGCAGGGAAAGATCCGGGAATTGAGCGAGAGGGTGTACCGGCATCCCCTGCTCCCGGAGAAGTCTATACGACTTGGTTTTTCCACGCTCGAACGCTGGTACTACCAGGCGAAGGACGCCGCGGACCCGATCGCTGCGCTGAGTCGCAAGGCGCGTTCGGACGCCGGGTGTCAGATTGCGCTGTCCGAGGCGCTCTTGAGCGCCCTGGAAGTGCAGTATGCCAGGTATCCTCGCTGGACGGTGCAACTGCACTACGACAACCTCGCCGCCGAAGTGGCCCAAAAGCCCCAGATGGGAGCCTTGCCGAGCTACCAGAGCGTGCTTCGCCGAATGCGGGAGAAGGGGTGGCAGAAAAGGCGCGAGCCCGCGAACCCGACCGAAGGACAACGCCGCGCCGTCCGGCGCCGCGAAAGCCGTGAGATTCGCGGCTATGAGGCGAGCCACGTGCACGCCCTGTGGCACCTCGACTTCCACCAGGGAAGCCTCAAGGTGCTGGACGAGGAGGGGGGCTGGCAGACGCCCCTGGTGTGCGCGGTTCTGGACGACCGGAGCAGGCTCTGCTGCCATCTGCAGTGGTATCTGGCGGAAAGCGCCCAGAACCTCGCGCATGCTCTCACGCAGGCGATGCTGAAACGTGGGCTTCCCAGGGCTCTGATGACCGATAATGGAAGCGCGATGCTGGCGGAGGAAACCCGGGAGGGGCTGGCCCGACTCGGGGTGAGCCACGACACAACCCTTCCTTACTCGCCCTATATGAACGGGAAACAGGAGGTGTTCTGGGCGCAGCTTGAGGGACGTCTCATGGAGCTTTTGCGCGGGGTGAGCCCCTTGCGGCTGGAGTTCCTCAACCGCACCACCCAGGCGTGGGTCGAACAGGACTATCACCGCCGTACCCACAGCGAGATCGGCTGCGCTCCGATCGAGCGCCTGCTCGCCGGACCGGAGGTCTCCCGCTCGGCTCCCGACATGGACTCCTTGAATCTCGCCTTCACCCGCCAGGTTACGCGCACCCAGCGCAAAAGCGATGCAACCGTGACGGTCGAGGGGGTGCGCTTCGAGGTCCCGTCGCGGTTCAGGCATCTCCCCCGCCTGACGTTACGCCATGCCGGTTGGGACGTAAGCCGGATGGTTCTAGTGGATCCCGACAGCTGCAATCCCTTGGCCCGGCTGCTCCCCCAGGACAAGGAGAAAAACGCCTCCGGTCAGCGCCGCACTCTGGAACCGGTTGCGGCGCAGTCGGCCCAGGCGAACGCCTCACCCGAGGAGATGCCCGCACTGCTTCGCAAGTGGCTGGCGGATTACGCCGCCACCGGGCTTCCACCGGCCTATCTTGCCGTGAAGGAGGGTCCCGATGAACGATAAGACTCTCCTGGCCCTCTACGGGCTCAAGTACAACCCGTTCGTGCCGGCGCTTCCCGTGGAGGCGCTCTGGCCGCTGCCGGGCGCCGAACTCTTTGCCCGGCGCCTGGAGTCCCTGGTCTCCCAGGGCGGGTTCTCCCTGATCACCGGTGAGCCGGGCTACGGCAAATCGAAGACCCTGCAGTGGCTTGGCGCCCGCCTGGGACAACTGCCCGACATCGTAGTGGGGGTGATGGAGCGCCCCCAAAGCAAGGTCGCCGATTTCTATCGCGAGCTTGGAGAGCTATTCGGCGTTCAGCTCAATCCCGCCAACCGGTATGGCGGATTCAAGGCGCTGCGTGAGCGCTGGCGCGCACACTGTGCAGCGACTCTCTTGCGCCCGCTGCTCCTGGTCGATGAGGCTCAGGAGGTCAGCTCCGAGTGCCTGACCGAACTGAGGCTCCTGCAAAGCGCGAGCTTCGACTCCCAGAGCCTGCTCTTCACCGTGCTGTGCGGCGACGCCCGGCTCCCCCAGCGCTTCCGCACCCCGGAACTCCTACCCTTGGGCAGTCGCATCCGCGCCCGCCTGGAACTCTCCGCGCTCACCCCGCAGGAGCTGGCTTCCTACCTGGACTACGTCCTGCAGAAAGCCGGGGCGCCCCAGTTGATCGCACCGGAGCTGATCCAAACCCTGGCAACCCATGCACACGGAAACCTGCGGGTGCTCACACACATGGCGGCGGAACTGCTCACCGCCGCCGCCGAGCGCAACCTCCCGCGCATCGACGAACCCCTCTACTTCGACCTATTCACTCCTCCCGTGCGTCAGCCGCGCCGTTCCTGAAATAGCCCGGGAGGTGGATATGGAATGCACTGTGTATAACCCCCAGAAAAGACGGCTGGAAACGCTCGATGTGGAGATCACGGAGGAAAATACGACATGGTTCCGCTACCGTCGGAATATTAGAAGCATCACCATGATCACTGACTGGAACGGAGGACTGCTCATCAAGACAGGGTTTAACTATCCGGTCTATCTGTATGACGTATCGAGGGAGGACATCGGTTACAGCCGGAAGAAGGCAAGGGAGCTCATGCGGCAACTGAGGTAGGAAAAACCTGGGGGCGGCGGATGAACCTACTGTTATGCAGGGCTCAACCGCCGCCCATCCAGCATCCATGATCGTCAGGTCAGGGCCTGCAATGATCCCTCAATTAGCAAGTCTGAACCTCCCTCGATTATCGTGTTTACTCTCAATGCTGTAGGGCAAATTCATTGGTAACTCGATCTTCATCGCAAAGATCACCCCAGTCTCCGGCCAGGTGTCGTTTCAGCGACAGGTGAACATGTTTGGCAAAATCCTCGTTGGTGGCAATTAAATCATTTACGCCTCTGGTCACGACCAGCTGCCCTGGATTGAATTTCATCTGAATACTCCTTTCGGTTTGTCGGCATGCATATGGCATCCTATTGTCGTTTTATTCCTTACAGCAGTCCCTGGCTGGCAAACGAATGAAAGTTGTCGCCGATAATGATGTGATCCAATACCTTCACGCCGATAAGCTCTCCTGCTTCCTTTAATCGTTTTGTTATTTCAATGTCCTCTCTGCTTGGCGCTGGATCTCCTGAAGGATGATTGTGCATCAGGATAATCGCTGCTGCCGATGACAAGAGGGCCGTTTTGAATACTTCTCTTGGGTGGACAACGCTCTGATTCAATGAGCCGACTGATACTTCGTCAACGCAACAGATACGGTTTTTGCCGTCCAAGTGTATGGCAAAGAAATATTCCTTCGTTTCATGCCGCAAAAAGTTGAAAGTTTCGAAAACCTGCTCCGGACTGCTGTATCTGGTGAACGGCTTCAGATAACGGCTATTCCCCTCTTTGATGGTCAATGTTTCATATACCGCTCTGATTTTCTTGAGCCTGATCGCTCTCGGTTTCGCTGGAACCTGTTCCTGGCCGAATAATGTTTCAATTGTCATGGCGATGTCCTCTTTAGTCGATTGGTATCAATGTCAATGGTGTAGCCGTTGGATTCCAGGATCGACCAGAGGTCACTCATTGCAGAACCAAGCAATTCAGCGTCATCCTTGCCGATTTCGTACTCCTCTAAAGCTCCAGCCACTTTCTCAATGCTCCTGATTGCTCCCGCAACAGCTTGTAAGATTTTGCGGTTGATATGTCCTTCCGGTGAATGCTGCAAACTCATGGCGCCGCCTCCTACGCGGTATCAAGCTATTCATGGCTGTTGTTCACCTTGA
Protein-coding regions in this window:
- a CDS encoding BPTI/Kunitz domain-containing protein; protein product: MGNHPPVPLITYVSAALLLLCSACAPQGAVLADRCRLEPVNGPCKAMMERYRFDQKSGTCREYIYDGCGAVVPFESLEECRQLCEPPASGEVQGKMPGVEPAVEKRSGLLRDPVEDDPRHAVVFRNIDDEVKALLADHPRRGGEGFVNIYWETKKRLLKNRYGIDWRSPGEMNPQVIFD
- a CDS encoding IS481 family transposase, with the protein product MKKNVVPKQRWARFRLQVIGPLLASPAASGELQGKIRELSERVYRHPLLPEKSIRLGFSTLERWYYQAKDAADPIAALSRKARSDAGCQIALSEALLSALEVQYARYPRWTVQLHYDNLAAEVAQKPQMGALPSYQSVLRRMREKGWQKRREPANPTEGQRRAVRRRESREIRGYEASHVHALWHLDFHQGSLKVLDEEGGWQTPLVCAVLDDRSRLCCHLQWYLAESAQNLAHALTQAMLKRGLPRALMTDNGSAMLAEETREGLARLGVSHDTTLPYSPYMNGKQEVFWAQLEGRLMELLRGVSPLRLEFLNRTTQAWVEQDYHRRTHSEIGCAPIERLLAGPEVSRSAPDMDSLNLAFTRQVTRTQRKSDATVTVEGVRFEVPSRFRHLPRLTLRHAGWDVSRMVLVDPDSCNPLARLLPQDKEKNASGQRRTLEPVAAQSAQANASPEEMPALLRKWLADYAATGLPPAYLAVKEGPDER
- a CDS encoding ExeA family protein; this translates as MNDKTLLALYGLKYNPFVPALPVEALWPLPGAELFARRLESLVSQGGFSLITGEPGYGKSKTLQWLGARLGQLPDIVVGVMERPQSKVADFYRELGELFGVQLNPANRYGGFKALRERWRAHCAATLLRPLLLVDEAQEVSSECLTELRLLQSASFDSQSLLFTVLCGDARLPQRFRTPELLPLGSRIRARLELSALTPQELASYLDYVLQKAGAPQLIAPELIQTLATHAHGNLRVLTHMAAELLTAAAERNLPRIDEPLYFDLFTPPVRQPRRS
- a CDS encoding ubiquitin family protein, which gives rise to MKFNPGQLVVTRGVNDLIATNEDFAKHVHLSLKRHLAGDWGDLCDEDRVTNEFALQH
- a CDS encoding JAB domain-containing protein, yielding MTIETLFGQEQVPAKPRAIRLKKIRAVYETLTIKEGNSRYLKPFTRYSSPEQVFETFNFLRHETKEYFFAIHLDGKNRICCVDEVSVGSLNQSVVHPREVFKTALLSSAAAIILMHNHPSGDPAPSREDIEITKRLKEAGELIGVKVLDHIIIGDNFHSFASQGLL